The genomic segment TTAAGCAATCTAGCTTGTTTAAGTAAATATACAAAACCTGGTTTCAACTATTATAGTAATAAAATTATTTCATCTGGTAAATTCATTTTTGATGAAACCGAAATAAGTAATGATGCCCAAAGAGGAGATTTATCAGATAATTTATGGGAGTTATCTAAATCTCTAATAGATAAGATAAATAAATAAATATCACTTATTTATTTATATGAATTGTTTGGGTTGGATATGCGAAGTTAATATTTTCATTTTGGAATTTCTTCATGATCTCTAGATTAATTTCTTGCTGAGCTGACATTGCTAGAAGATAATCACTTGTAGGGATGTAATAGACTAGTTCAAAATCAAGACTGCTATTTGAGAATTCGATAAAATGACATCGGTCGAAGATCGCATTTTCAGTTTTATCAACAATATTTTTTATCATCATAGGTATGCTTTTTGTTTGATCATATGTAGTTTCATAGACCACACCTAATTTATGAACCAGTCTTCTTTTTTTCATCTCAGCATAATTTGAGATTACTCCATTTGTTAGTCGGCTATTGCTCATTACTATTGCTTCTCCGTTAATACTTCTTAGGCGTGTTGATCTAACACCTACTCTCTCAACCTTTGCCCAGATCCCATCAATATGAATGAACTGTCCACTTTGAAATGGTTTATCTAGGAGTATCGTTATGTATTCGAAGAACTCTTGAACTGGTTCCTTTAATGCAAGTCCAGCTCCTATACCTCCTGCACTTAAAAGAGCCCAAATGGCTGCCATTTGGACACCCATATTTTGAAGGTAAAAAATAACTCCTAGACTCCAAACAGATGCCCCAACCATTGGACTAAGTGAACGAATCATTTCACTTATGGATTGATCATTGATTTTACTTGCCCATCTTTGTATTATCTTTAAAAATACTCTATTTATAAATCTGACAATATAAATAAGGCATAGAAACTTACTAATACCAATCAATGTCTTATCAACTATTCCACCAATCAGTAAGACTTTCCATGCAACTATGAAACTTAAGATAAACCCTAAAGGTTTAATAGTCTCAATTAAAAGAATAGCTATGTAGTCATCAGTTTTGCTTTGAGTCGCAGAGGTTATTCTCCTTAAAACCTTTTTTAGGATTTTTGAACTTACCAGGGAAATAATGCAACCAACGCTAAAAGTAAGTAATGAAATGATTATGTTTTTATAAAAATCGTCCATGATGTCAGATTACTTTTCTTCAGACTGCCTGAAAAAATTGATTTGTCTAGATATTTTCTAATTATTTAATTTGAAAATGAATTTTTTAAAATTTTACTTACCTCCCTAAATTCTTTTCTATTTGAGGTCTTACATAATTCACATATTAGACTTTCAGTCGTGGATGCAACTGCACCAGATAATATAAGCCTTAAAAAAGCAGTATCATTGTCCATTTTATTTCTACTTCCAATAGCATCTCTTGGGATTAAAATGTTTAATCCTTGTTGTAAAAGATCCATCGATGTTTGAAGAACACATATATGACTCTCAATCCCACTTACTATAATATTTTTAAAATTATAATCATTTATATACTTAATAAAGTTCTTATTGTTAATACAACTAAATTCCATTTTTTCAAATTTAGGATATTCATTATTATCTGTAATAGATTCTAGAGTCTTCCCAAGCTTCAATGGATTTTGTTCCGTAATAGCGATACGAACATCAAGCAAATTGCAGGTATCAATAAGCTTTTTTATGTTAAATATTAATTGTTGATTGTCTTTTATATTCTTTATAAGCTTTTTTTGCACATCTACTATAAGTAGTAATGTTTCATCCTCTACTATTATTTTATTATTATTATTATTTGTATTGATTGGGTTTGGATTTGTTTTTATGAATTGATCCATCTTAGAATTTCTTTCTGTTTATCTAAATATAAATCATCTAATAAATTTAAACATAATTTTTATCGAAAAGAATCTGAATAAGCTTTCCTTTTTGTTGCGGGCTGTTCTCATTACGCTATGCTATTGAGAAAGCAAAGTTGATATTGGTTTCTCCCCCTGCCTATCGAAGTCATCCTTCTCCTTTTGAATCTGGCCTTCGTTCAGATGGTAAAAGAATG from the Prochlorococcus marinus str. NATL2A genome contains:
- a CDS encoding mechanosensitive ion channel family protein yields the protein MDDFYKNIIISLLTFSVGCIISLVSSKILKKVLRRITSATQSKTDDYIAILLIETIKPLGFILSFIVAWKVLLIGGIVDKTLIGISKFLCLIYIVRFINRVFLKIIQRWASKINDQSISEMIRSLSPMVGASVWSLGVIFYLQNMGVQMAAIWALLSAGGIGAGLALKEPVQEFFEYITILLDKPFQSGQFIHIDGIWAKVERVGVRSTRLRSINGEAIVMSNSRLTNGVISNYAEMKKRRLVHKLGVVYETTYDQTKSIPMMIKNIVDKTENAIFDRCHFIEFSNSSLDFELVYYIPTSDYLLAMSAQQEINLEIMKKFQNENINFAYPTQTIHINK
- a CDS encoding isochorismatase family protein encodes the protein MDQFIKTNPNPINTNNNNNKIIVEDETLLLIVDVQKKLIKNIKDNQQLIFNIKKLIDTCNLLDVRIAITEQNPLKLGKTLESITDNNEYPKFEKMEFSCINNKNFIKYINDYNFKNIIVSGIESHICVLQTSMDLLQQGLNILIPRDAIGSRNKMDNDTAFLRLILSGAVASTTESLICELCKTSNRKEFREVSKILKNSFSN